A stretch of Komagataella phaffii GS115 chromosome 2, complete sequence DNA encodes these proteins:
- a CDS encoding Putative RNA binding protein: protein MKNFSYTSQPGTPLDYNYGRSMLPSHLLTPFLATPVLPSQPSTPYIDQHMSNLDQKYLTEHYQLLHEVNHSRSLLFEKLPKELSLKEFLDAFKSSQFLENVKIKEDSGEGTSVLVQFVNDESALVFLQNFDWRDFVSSTGFDNLKISWCFNNSSDDYLVDGTYMDRILNLNATRSLAVRTLTQNKTGDQLYDLVISILKADLPEAIPLIVDYQYRYETIQINFSNISTSIEVFELLNDTHQKLLLLSSFCSDPCLFHHQMTTPQISSNAPPINSSYSNLQNRTIYLGGLHPDTTVESVCNVVKGGILQNVKLIPEKRICFVTFIDAFAAEQFYMNSQLRGLTIKQKRVRVGWGRPIGPVPNNIPLAVTAGASRNIYISESKTKKTQSLPSADILRHDFEYFGELEQINFFNGDKCVFLNFCNIAAAIELIDCLNLFKNKNLDPENPAFSLLSKYEEFKINFAKDRCGNLPKEIKRDRKPHHRSKDGKEPHEPKNHHNSQSDPPKASESASPEQIQDVQEIFASMGISTNGRPATAPISAQQKTDEEKSQSPPSGLSSISPTSSSTSKPTTASGGAVNFKDQQRPGRTYAMSGSQIMAQYLASVQHNNIYYANAVLNVESERNSEDDYN from the coding sequence ATGAAAAACTTCTCTTATACCAGTCAACCGGGAACTCCGTTGGACTACAACTATGGTCGGTCCATGCTGCCGTCACATTTGTTGACACCCTTTCTAGCTACACCAGTTCTTCCATCCCAGCCAAGCACGCCATATATTGATCAACACATGAGCAATCTGGATCAGAAATATTTAACGGAGCACTACCAGTTGCTGCATGAGGTGAATCACTCTAGATCCTTGTTATTTGAGAAATTGCCCAAGGAGTTGTCTCTGAAAGAGTTTTTGGACGCGTTCAAATCGAGTCAGTTCTTGGAGAATGTGAAAATAAAAGAGGATAGTGGTGAAGGGACATCCGTGTTGGTGCAGTTCGTCAACGATGAGTCTGCTTTAGTCTTTCTGCAAAATTTTGACTGGAGGGactttgtttcttcaacagGCTTTGACAATCTCAAGATCTCATGGTGTTTCAATAACTCATCCGATGACTATTTGGTAGATGGGACTTATATGGATAGgattctgaatctgaatGCCACAAGATCTCTTGCAGTTAGAACGTTGACCCAAAATAAAACTGGTGATCAGTTGTATGATTTGGTTATTTCTATTTTGAAAGCTGATCTGCCAGAAGCAATACCACTTATTGTCGACTATCAGTATCGGTATGAAACCATACagatcaatttttctaATATTTCCACGAGTATAGAAGTGTTTGAGTTGCTTAATGACACTCATCAAAAGCTATTACTTCTGTCTTCTTTTTGTAGTGATCCctgtctttttcatcacCAAATGACCACTCCTCAAATTTCAAGCAATGCTCCTCCAATAAACTCTTCATATAGcaatcttcaaaacagaACAATTTATTTGGGCGGATTGCATCCCGACACCACCGTGGAAAGCGTTTGCAATGTCGTTAAAGGTGGGATCCTGCAGAATGTCAAGTTAATACCTGAAAAACGAATTTGTTTCGTAACCTTCATTGATGCATTTGCGGCAGAACAGTTCTACATGAACTCCCAACTTAGAGGCCTAACAATCAAACAGAAACGCGTACGAGTGGGCTGGGGAAGACCTATTGGGCCAGTACCAAACAATATCCCCCTTGCTGTCACTGCCGGTGCGTCTAGAAACATTTACATCAGCGAGAGCAAGACAAAAAAAACACAATCGTTACCTAGTGCAGACATCCTTCGTCATGATTTCGAATATTTTGGTGAACTTGAGCagatcaactttttcaatggtgATAAATGTGTTTTTTTAAACTTTTGCAACATTGCAGCAGCCATTGAACTCATTGATTGTCTGAACTTgttcaagaacaagaatcTTGATCCAGAAAACCCAGCATTTAGTCTCCTTTCAAAATATGAGGAATTTAAAATCAATTTTGCCAAAGATAGATGTGGAAACCTTCCTAAAGAGATCAAAAGGGATCGCAAGCCCCATCACCGATCCAAGGACGGAAAGGAACCACACGAAccaaaaaatcatcatAACTCACAGTCTGATCCACCAAAAGCTTCCGAGTCAGCCAGTCCTGAACAAATACAGGATGTCCAGGAGATATTTGCTAGTATGGGAATCAGCACCAATGGAAGACCTGCAACTGCACCTATATCTGCACAACAAAAAAccgatgaagaaaaatcacAGAGCCCTCCATCTGGATTATCGTCCATATCGCCAACATCGTCCTCCACATCGAAGCCGACAACAGCATCGGGTGGCGCAGTTAATTTCAAGGACCAACAGCGACCTGGCAGGACGTATGCAATGTCGGGCTCTCAAATAATGGCACAGTATCTTGCCAGTGTTCAACACAACAATATTTACTACGCTAATGCAGTCTTGAATGTTGAGTCAGAGAGAAACTCAGAAGACGACTATAACTAA
- a CDS encoding Glyceraldehyde-3-phosphate dehydrogenase, isozyme 3, involved in glycolysis and gluconeogenesis codes for MAITVGINGFGRIGRLVLRVALSRADIKVVAINDPFIAPEYAAYMFKYDSTHKAYKGEVSASGNKINIDGNEITVFQERDPVNIPWGKAGVDYVIESTGVFTTLEGAQKHIDAGAKKVVITAPSKDAPMFVVGVNEEKYTSDLNIVSNASCTTNCLAPLAKVVNDTFGIESGLMTTVHSMTATQKTVDGPSHKDWRGGRTASGNIIPSSTGAAKAVGKVIPELNGKLTGLAFRVPTVDVSVVDLTVNLKKETTYEEIKSVIKAASEGKLKGVLGYTEDAVVSSDFLGDERSSIFDASAGIQLTPSFVKLISWYDNEYGYSTRVVDLLQHVAKA; via the coding sequence ATGGCTATCACTGTCGGTATTAACGGTTTCGGACGTATTGGACGTCTCGTTCTGAGAGTCGCTCTTTCCAGAGCTGACATCAAGGTTGTTGCTATCAACGACCCATTCATTGCTCCAGAATACGCTGCTTACATGTTCAAGTACGACTCTACCCACAAGGCTTACAAGGGTGAGGTTTCTGCCAGCGGCAACAAGATCAACATTGACGGTAACGAAATCACCGTTTTCCAAGAGAGAGACCCTGTCAACATCCCATGGGGTAAGGCTGGTGTCGACTACGTCATTGAGTCCACCGGTGTTTTCACCACTTTGGAGGGTGCCCAAAAGCACATCGACGCCGGTGCCAAGAAGGTCGTCATCACTGCTCCATCCAAGGATGCTCCAATGTTCGTTGTCGGTGTCAACGAGGAGAAATACACTTCTGACTTGAACATTGTCTCCAATGCTTCTTGTACTACCAACTGTTTGGCTCCATTGGCCAAGGTTGTCAACGACACTTTCGGAATTGAGTCCGGTTTGATGACCACCGTCCACTCCATGACCGCCACTCAAAAGACCGTTGACGGTCCATCCCACAAGGACTGGAGAGGTGGTAGAACCGCTTCTGGTAACATCATTCCATCTTCCACTGGTGCTGCTAAGGCCGTCGGTAAGGTTATTCCAGAATTGAACGGTAAGCTGACCGGTTTGGCTTTCCGTGTCCCAACCGTCGATGTCTCCGTTGTTGACTTGACCgtcaacttgaagaaggagacTACCTACGAGGAGATCAAGTCTGTTATCAAGGCTGCTTCCGAGGGTAAGCTCAAGGGTGTTTTGGGTTACACTGAAGATGCCGTTGTCTCTTCTGACTTCTTGGGTGACGAGAGATCCTCCATCTTCGACGCTTCTGCCGGTATTCAATTGACTCCATCTTTCGTCAAGCTGATCTCTTGGTACGACAACGAGTACGGTTACTCCACCAGAGTCGTCGACTTGTTGCAACACGTTGCTAAGGCTTAA